A DNA window from Pseudomonas wuhanensis contains the following coding sequences:
- the tauB gene encoding taurine ABC transporter ATP-binding subunit, producing MALLQLERICAQYPGAVEPVLADISLSLGPRQLLVALGPSGSGKTSLLNLIAGFVEPSAGRITLDGVPVKGPSAERGVVFQDDALLPWQDVLANVGFGLELAGAPREQREQRAREMLALVDLSGFENRRIWQLSGGQKQRVGLARALAADPRVLLMDEPFGALDAFTREQMQELLLQVWQRTAKPVFLITHDIEEAVFLATDLILLAPNPGQIVERLSLDFGQRYAAGESARAIKSDPRFIETREHVLAKVFSQRSAVQRQERA from the coding sequence ATGGCTTTGCTACAGCTGGAGCGCATCTGCGCACAGTACCCCGGTGCAGTGGAACCTGTGCTGGCGGATATTTCCCTGAGCCTTGGCCCCCGGCAATTGCTGGTCGCCCTCGGCCCGTCCGGCAGTGGCAAGACCTCGCTGTTGAACCTGATTGCTGGTTTCGTCGAGCCCAGTGCCGGGCGCATCACCCTTGACGGCGTACCGGTCAAAGGCCCGAGTGCCGAGCGCGGCGTGGTGTTCCAGGACGACGCCCTGCTGCCCTGGCAGGACGTGCTGGCCAACGTCGGCTTCGGTCTGGAACTGGCCGGCGCTCCGCGAGAACAACGTGAACAGCGCGCCCGGGAAATGCTCGCATTGGTGGACCTTTCCGGTTTCGAAAACCGCCGAATCTGGCAGCTCTCGGGCGGGCAGAAACAACGTGTCGGCCTCGCTCGCGCCCTCGCCGCAGATCCTCGGGTTTTGCTGATGGACGAACCCTTCGGTGCCCTCGACGCCTTCACCCGCGAACAGATGCAGGAGCTGTTGCTGCAAGTCTGGCAGCGCACCGCCAAACCGGTGTTCCTGATTACCCACGATATTGAAGAAGCGGTGTTCCTCGCCACGGACCTGATTCTGCTGGCGCCCAATCCCGGGCAAATCGTCGAGCGTCTGAGCCTGGACTTTGGTCAGCGTTACGCGGCCGGCGAATCGGCGCGGGCGATCAAATCCGACCCGCGTTTTATTGAAACCCGCGAACACGTGCTCGCCAAAGTGTTCTCCCAACGCAGTGCCGTCCAGCGGCAGGAGCGCGCATGA
- the tauC gene encoding taurine ABC transporter permease TauC — MSTYEIPAATVKPGSKVKGSAVIALRRSLNTRWISVLTLVALVAIWWAVTATGLIEPLFLPPPSAVLQKGWLLVTSGYMDSTLWQHLGASLSRIGLGLGFAVLTAVPVGIAIGHNRIARGILDPLIEFYRPIPPLAYLPLIVIWCGIGELSKVLLIYLAIFAPIAIATATGVRTVDPAKLRAAQSLGATRAQLIRHVILPSALPDILTGVRIGLGVGWSTLVAAELIAATSGLGFMVQSAAQFLVTDVVVLGILVIALIAFAMEMGLRALQRKLVPWHGQAH; from the coding sequence ATGAGCACCTATGAAATTCCCGCCGCAACGGTGAAACCGGGCTCAAAGGTGAAGGGCTCGGCGGTCATTGCGCTGCGTCGCAGTTTGAACACGCGCTGGATCAGTGTACTGACGCTGGTCGCTCTCGTTGCCATTTGGTGGGCCGTCACAGCCACTGGGTTGATCGAACCGCTGTTCCTGCCGCCGCCGTCTGCCGTGCTGCAAAAAGGCTGGCTGCTGGTAACCAGCGGCTACATGGATTCGACCTTGTGGCAGCACCTGGGCGCGAGCCTCAGCCGTATTGGTCTGGGCCTGGGCTTCGCGGTGCTGACCGCCGTGCCGGTGGGCATCGCCATCGGCCACAACCGCATCGCTCGCGGCATTCTTGATCCACTGATCGAGTTCTATCGCCCGATTCCGCCGCTGGCTTATCTGCCGCTGATCGTGATCTGGTGCGGTATCGGTGAGTTGTCCAAAGTGTTGCTGATTTACCTGGCGATCTTCGCCCCGATCGCCATTGCCACTGCCACTGGCGTGCGCACTGTCGACCCGGCGAAATTGCGTGCCGCGCAGTCCTTGGGCGCGACTCGGGCGCAGTTGATTCGGCATGTGATTCTGCCCAGTGCCTTGCCGGACATTTTGACCGGCGTGCGGATTGGTCTGGGTGTGGGTTGGTCGACGCTGGTGGCCGCCGAGTTGATCGCCGCCACCAGCGGCTTGGGCTTTATGGTGCAGTCAGCGGCGCAGTTCCTGGTCACCGATGTGGTGGTGCTGGGGATTCTGGTGATCGCGCTGATCGCCTTCGCCATGGAAATGGGCCTGCGTGCGCTGCAACGCAAACTGGTGCCATGGCACGGCCAGGCTCACTGA
- the tauD gene encoding taurine dioxygenase, producing the protein MSHLTIVPLSSALGAQISGIDISQPLNLEQRDAIEQALLKYQVLFFRDQPIEPQQQARFAAYFGDLHIHPIYPNVPEQPEVLILDTAITDVRDNAIWHTDVTFLPTPAMGAVLSAKLLPEFGGDTLWASGIAAYEALSAPMKTLLEGLTATHDFTRSFPLERYGNTPEALTQWEEARRKNPPLPHPVIRTHPVSGRRSLFVNEGFTSKINELSETESEVILKFLFAYTTRPEFTIRWRWQKDDIAFWDNRVTQHHAVDDYRPARRVMQRATVLGDVPFFR; encoded by the coding sequence ATGAGCCACCTGACCATCGTCCCCTTAAGCTCGGCACTCGGCGCGCAAATCAGCGGCATCGACATCAGCCAGCCGCTGAACCTGGAACAACGCGACGCCATCGAGCAGGCACTGCTCAAGTATCAAGTGCTGTTCTTCCGCGACCAGCCGATCGAGCCGCAACAACAAGCGCGATTCGCCGCCTATTTCGGTGACCTGCACATCCACCCGATCTACCCGAACGTGCCGGAGCAACCGGAAGTGCTGATCCTCGATACCGCCATCACCGACGTGCGGGACAACGCGATTTGGCACACCGACGTGACCTTCCTGCCGACCCCGGCGATGGGTGCAGTGCTCAGCGCCAAACTGCTGCCGGAGTTTGGCGGTGACACGCTGTGGGCCAGTGGTATTGCGGCATATGAAGCGCTGTCCGCGCCGATGAAAACCCTGCTCGAAGGGCTGACCGCTACTCACGACTTCACCCGCTCGTTCCCGCTGGAACGCTATGGCAATACACCAGAAGCCTTAACCCAGTGGGAAGAAGCCCGGCGCAAAAACCCACCGTTACCGCACCCGGTGATTCGCACGCATCCGGTAAGCGGGCGCCGGTCGTTGTTCGTCAATGAAGGGTTCACGTCGAAGATCAATGAGCTTTCGGAAACGGAAAGCGAGGTGATTCTGAAATTCTTGTTCGCCTACACCACACGGCCGGAATTCACCATCCGTTGGCGCTGGCAGAAAGACGACATCGCCTTCTGGGACAATCGCGTGACCCAGCATCACGCCGTGGATGATTACCGCCCGGCGCGGCGGGTGATGCAGCGGGCAACGGTGTTGGGGGATGTGCCGTTTTTCCGTTGA
- the mgrA gene encoding L-glyceraldehyde 3-phosphate reductase has product MTYTAAENRYDSIPYRRVGRSGLVLPALSLGLWHNFGDSTPIDTQRSLLRTAFDLGINHFDLANNYGPPYGSAEINFGRLLREDFKQYRDELIISSKAGWDMWAGPYGQGGGSRKYILASLDQSLQRLGLDYVDIFYSHRFDPDTPLEETASALATAVQQGKALYIGISSYSGVKTREIAGLLKEWKVPLLIHQPAYNLLNRWVEKDLLDTTDELGTGVIAFTPLAQGLLTDKYLNGVPADARVNRPGGGSLQASHLSEANITHVRALNEIAKRRGQSLAQLALAWTLRDPRVTSALIGASRPEQIIENVGALKNLSFSVEELAEIDRFAQEGGVNLWEKPSTAE; this is encoded by the coding sequence ATGACCTACACCGCTGCCGAAAATCGCTACGATTCCATCCCTTACCGCCGTGTAGGCCGCAGCGGGTTGGTGCTACCGGCACTGTCCCTGGGCTTGTGGCACAACTTCGGCGACAGTACGCCGATCGACACCCAGCGCTCATTGCTGCGTACGGCGTTCGATCTCGGTATCAACCATTTCGACCTGGCCAACAACTACGGCCCACCGTATGGCAGCGCCGAGATCAATTTCGGTCGTTTGCTGCGCGAAGACTTCAAGCAGTACCGCGACGAGTTGATCATCTCCAGCAAGGCCGGTTGGGATATGTGGGCCGGCCCTTACGGCCAGGGCGGGGGGTCTCGTAAATACATATTGGCCAGCCTCGACCAGAGCCTGCAACGCCTGGGCCTCGACTACGTGGACATCTTCTATTCCCACCGCTTCGACCCGGACACGCCGCTGGAAGAAACCGCCAGCGCACTGGCCACCGCCGTGCAGCAGGGTAAGGCGTTGTACATCGGCATCTCGTCCTATTCCGGGGTGAAAACCCGTGAAATCGCCGGGTTGCTGAAAGAGTGGAAAGTGCCATTGCTGATTCATCAACCGGCTTACAACCTGCTGAATCGCTGGGTGGAAAAGGACCTGCTGGACACCACCGATGAGCTCGGCACCGGCGTGATCGCCTTCACGCCATTGGCTCAGGGGCTGTTGACCGACAAGTACCTCAATGGCGTGCCAGCGGATGCGCGGGTCAATCGTCCGGGCGGTGGTTCGTTGCAGGCGTCACACCTGTCCGAAGCCAACATCACCCATGTGCGGGCGCTCAATGAAATCGCCAAGCGCCGTGGTCAGAGCCTGGCGCAACTGGCGTTGGCCTGGACCTTGCGCGATCCACGGGTGACCTCGGCGCTGATTGGCGCGAGCCGGCCGGAGCAGATCATCGAGAACGTCGGGGCGTTGAAGAACCTGAGTTTTAGCGTGGAAGAACTGGCGGAGATTGATCGGTTTGCCCAGGAGGGTGGGGTCAATTTGTGGGAGAAGCCTTCGACGGCGGAGTAA
- a CDS encoding type II toxin-antitoxin system HicB family antitoxin — protein MRPDIGNESLEGATSQEGLIEMKFPVVLHKDADSEYGVIIPDVPGCFSAGATVAQAFENVKEALALHYEGLVADGDPLPQVREIDAHLDNPDYAGGVWGVVDFDITPYFGKSVRFNATLPEQLLERIDQTVRRDQRYSSRSGFLAAAALRELSA, from the coding sequence ATGAGGCCCGACATCGGAAACGAAAGCCTCGAAGGGGCCACATCACAGGAAGGACTCATCGAAATGAAATTCCCGGTCGTTCTGCACAAGGATGCCGACTCAGAATACGGAGTGATTATCCCGGACGTGCCGGGATGCTTCTCCGCAGGCGCTACTGTGGCGCAGGCATTTGAAAACGTGAAAGAAGCGTTGGCTTTGCACTACGAAGGTCTGGTCGCCGATGGTGATCCACTGCCGCAGGTGCGTGAAATTGACGCTCATCTTGATAACCCTGATTACGCTGGCGGTGTGTGGGGTGTGGTCGACTTCGATATCACGCCTTACTTCGGCAAGTCGGTGCGCTTCAATGCCACGCTTCCTGAGCAATTGCTTGAGCGTATCGACCAGACGGTCAGACGAGATCAGCGATACAGCTCAAGATCTGGCTTTTTGGCGGCTGCGGCGCTGCGTGAGTTGTCGGCATGA
- a CDS encoding type II toxin-antitoxin system HicA family toxin: MRSREMIRMIEEDGWYLVAVKGSHHQYKHSCKSGRVTIKHPDSDLPKGTINSILKHAGLK, encoded by the coding sequence ATGCGAAGTCGGGAAATGATCAGGATGATCGAGGAGGATGGTTGGTATCTGGTGGCCGTGAAAGGTAGCCACCATCAGTACAAGCATTCGTGCAAGTCAGGCAGGGTGACGATAAAGCACCCTGATTCGGATCTTCCCAAAGGCACGATCAACAGCATATTGAAACATGCGGGTCTGAAATGA
- a CDS encoding LysR family transcriptional regulator has product MDQVKAMKVFVRIYERSSFTLAANDLNLPRATLTHTLNQFEAWLGTRLLERSTRKVRPTLDGEAYYLRCVQLLAELEEAELAFRSVAPKGRLRVDLHGTLAKHFVIPALPQFMARYPDIELSISEADRFVDLIAEGVDCVLRAGTLGDSALIGKRVANLRQITCASPAYLRKYGEPKNLEDLKNHRAVNYVSRTTAKLFPFEFMVDGELQEVTIDGALSVFGAEIYAASAIAGLGLIQCPHYRMETLISQGVVQEILVDTPPPTMPVSVLYPHNKHMSPRVRVFVDWLGEVFAGAR; this is encoded by the coding sequence GTGGATCAAGTCAAAGCGATGAAGGTTTTCGTGCGAATCTACGAGCGCAGCAGCTTCACGCTGGCGGCCAATGACCTGAATCTGCCGCGGGCGACCCTGACTCACACGCTGAATCAGTTCGAAGCCTGGCTCGGTACGCGTTTACTTGAGCGCAGCACCCGCAAGGTGCGTCCTACGCTGGATGGCGAGGCGTACTACTTGCGGTGCGTGCAGTTGCTGGCGGAACTGGAAGAAGCCGAACTGGCATTCCGCAGCGTGGCGCCGAAAGGGCGGTTGCGAGTGGATCTGCACGGCACCTTGGCCAAGCACTTCGTGATCCCCGCGTTGCCGCAATTCATGGCGCGTTACCCGGACATCGAACTGTCCATCAGCGAGGCCGATCGCTTCGTCGACCTGATCGCAGAAGGCGTTGATTGCGTGTTACGCGCCGGTACCTTGGGCGACTCGGCACTGATCGGTAAACGTGTCGCCAACCTGCGCCAGATCACCTGCGCCAGCCCCGCCTACCTGCGCAAATACGGCGAACCGAAAAATCTCGAAGACCTGAAAAACCACCGCGCGGTGAACTACGTTTCGCGCACCACCGCCAAGTTGTTTCCGTTTGAATTCATGGTCGATGGCGAGCTGCAGGAAGTGACCATCGATGGCGCATTGTCGGTGTTCGGTGCGGAGATTTATGCAGCCTCGGCGATTGCAGGCCTGGGCCTTATACAGTGCCCGCATTACCGAATGGAAACGCTGATTTCCCAAGGGGTGGTGCAGGAAATCCTGGTCGACACACCACCGCCAACGATGCCGGTTTCCGTGTTGTATCCCCATAACAAACACATGTCACCACGGGTTCGGGTGTTTGTGGATTGGTTGGGGGAGGTGTTTGCGGGGGCCCGATAA
- a CDS encoding SDR family oxidoreductase, with product MTTQTLKVAIVTGASRGIGAVIARQLASEGFAVAINYANSATEASKLVVELRQAGHQAIAVKADVANADDVRRLFDDTEAQLGKVDVLINNAGILKVMPLAQHTDELFEQTFNIHARGTFNTLREAATRLNSGGRIINFSSSTVGLNLPGYAVYIASKAAVESLTQVFAKEMRGRNITVNAVAPGPVATELFLHGKSEEQIQNFAKMPPLERLGQPEDIARVVSFLVGPDSAWVNGQILRVNGGLV from the coding sequence ATGACTACTCAAACTTTGAAAGTTGCCATCGTGACCGGCGCCTCCCGCGGCATAGGTGCCGTGATCGCCAGACAACTCGCCAGCGAAGGGTTCGCCGTTGCCATCAACTACGCCAACAGCGCCACTGAAGCATCAAAACTGGTGGTGGAGTTGCGTCAGGCCGGGCATCAGGCCATAGCGGTCAAGGCTGACGTGGCCAATGCCGACGACGTGCGCCGGTTGTTCGATGACACTGAAGCGCAACTGGGCAAGGTCGATGTGCTGATCAACAACGCCGGCATCCTCAAAGTGATGCCGTTGGCGCAGCACACGGACGAACTGTTCGAGCAGACCTTCAACATCCACGCGCGCGGCACGTTCAACACTTTGCGTGAAGCGGCGACGCGTTTGAACAGCGGTGGCCGGATCATCAACTTCTCCAGCAGCACCGTTGGCCTCAACTTGCCGGGCTACGCGGTGTACATCGCCAGCAAAGCGGCAGTGGAATCCCTGACCCAGGTGTTTGCCAAGGAAATGCGTGGTCGCAACATTACCGTCAACGCGGTGGCACCTGGCCCGGTGGCGACGGAGCTGTTTTTGCACGGCAAGAGTGAAGAGCAAATCCAGAACTTCGCCAAGATGCCTCCACTGGAGCGTTTGGGTCAGCCGGAGGATATTGCTCGCGTTGTGTCGTTTCTGGTGGGGCCGGATTCGGCTTGGGTGAATGGGCAAATTCTGCGGGTGAATGGTGGGTTGGTTTAA